From Flavobacterium alkalisoli, the proteins below share one genomic window:
- a CDS encoding DUF2752 domain-containing protein, protein MTRNRLYLILAAVLTIGYCYTAWSILHIHQNNNLTFCPVKNITGIACPSCGSTRSLIEISRGNFTDALLLNPFGYIIAAGLLVLPLWLLYDTLFKKDSLYKSYLKFEKTLRIKWVAIILILLTIANWGWNICKGL, encoded by the coding sequence ATGACAAGAAACAGGCTATACCTGATTTTAGCAGCAGTACTTACAATTGGTTATTGCTATACAGCATGGTCTATATTACATATACACCAAAATAACAACCTAACCTTTTGCCCTGTTAAAAACATAACCGGTATAGCCTGCCCTTCTTGCGGAAGCACCCGAAGCCTGATTGAAATATCAAGAGGCAATTTTACAGACGCCCTACTACTCAATCCCTTCGGTTACATTATAGCAGCCGGATTACTGGTCTTACCGCTCTGGCTTTTATATGATACTCTTTTTAAAAAAGATTCTCTCTACAAAAGCTACCTGAAGTTTGAAAAAACACTTCGTATAAAATGGGTAGCGATTATTTTAATACTGTTAACCATAGCCAATTGGGGCTGGAATATTTGCAAAGGATTATGA
- a CDS encoding TM2 domain-containing protein yields MDSQKVDMFIMMNGKYFKGEHLNYIRERLLMADESKWTMIQSLDLKDPTVILIVSIVGGGALGIDRFLIGDTGLGVAKLLTCGGAGIWTIIDWFLIMDITKDKNMEKLQAFL; encoded by the coding sequence ATGGATTCTCAAAAAGTAGACATGTTCATCATGATGAACGGTAAGTATTTTAAAGGCGAACATTTAAACTATATCCGCGAAAGACTATTAATGGCAGACGAGTCAAAATGGACCATGATCCAGTCGTTAGACCTTAAAGACCCTACCGTAATTCTTATAGTATCTATCGTAGGTGGTGGAGCATTAGGTATAGACCGCTTTCTTATAGGTGATACAGGCCTGGGTGTAGCCAAACTACTTACATGTGGTGGTGCCGGTATATGGACAATTATAGACTGGTTCCTTATTATGGATATTACCAAAGATAAAAACATGGAAAAACTTCAGGCTTTCCTTTAA